The genomic window CTCGGCGACATGCACCCGCTCGTGATGATCGTATTCCTGGCGCTGATCCCGGCGATCTGCGAAGAGTGCCTCTTCCGCGGCTACGTGCTCAGCGGTCTGCGCGGCGGGCTCGGCCCCGTCACCGCTGTGCTGGTGGTGGGCGTGGCGTTCGGCATCAACCACCACAGCGTGCACCGCCTGATCGTGACGAGCGCCCTGGGCATCGTGTTCGGCCTGCTGGTGCTGCGCTACCGGTCCCTGTGGCCGGCGATCGTGGCCCACTTTCTGCACAACGCCATCTCGGGCCTGAGCGGGCGCGCGGATGCGCTCCAGCCGCTGCTTGACCGCCTGGGTTTCGCCGTGGGTGCGGATGGCATGCCGCCGCTACCGTGGGTCGTCGGGGCGGGCGTGCTGACGGCGATCGGCGTGGTGCTGTGTCTGTACGCACCTGCCCGGGAAATCGCACTGGAAAGCGCCGCCAGAACACGCCAAGATGAGGGCTTGGGCAGCCCGGAGCCGCGCTGACCTTACGATAGGCCCATGCGAATCACACGCCGCCTGCTGCAACTGGGTTTCCTCGTCCTGACGCTGGTCGGGGTGTTCGCCGTGGGCGGGCACGCCGAACGCTGGTGCCCGTTCGGGGGCGTCGAGGCGCTCTACACGTACGCGTCGGCGGGCAACCTGATCTGCTCGCTGGGCGTGTCGAACTTCTACGTGCTGGGCGGCCTGCTCGTGCTGACGCTGCTGATGCGGCGCGCGTTCTGCGGGTATGCCTGCCCAATCGGGACCATTTCCGAATGGCTGCAGGCGCTGGCACGGCGCTGCGGGCTGCGCGCGTGGCAGGTGCCTTATCACCTGGACCGCGGGCTGGCCCTGCTGAAGTACGTCGTGCTCGGCGTGATCGTGTACTTCACGTGGACGATCGGCGAGCTGGTCTTTCGCGGGTACGACCCGTGCTACGTCCTGATCAGCCGGCACGGGACGGACATCACCATGTGGGCCTATGTCGTGAGCGGAGCGCTCGTGCTGTTGTCGCTCGCGATCATCGTGCCGTTCTGCCGCTGGTTGTGCCCGCTGGCGGCGGTGTTCACGCCGTTCTCGCGGATCGGCCTGGCGCGCGTGCGGCGCAGCGGTGAGACGTGCATTGATTGCGGCCTGTGCCGGCGCGCGTGCCCGATGGCGATCCCCGTCGACAAGGTTGCGGAGGTGACGGCCGCGCGCTGCACCTCGTGCCTGGAATGCGTCGCTGCGTGCCCGAAGAGGGCCGGCGGGGCGCTCACCTGGGGGCCGCCGCGCTTTATCGGCGGGCATTGGCCGCAGGCTGTGGTCATCGGCGTGCTCCTGCTCTGTATCGGCGGGGCGGTCGCGGCGACTTACGCCTTCCCGCTGCCGTCGTTCATCGAGACCATCGGTGAGGCGCCGGCGCAGACGGCGTCGTTGCGGCTGCGCGTGCAGGGTGTGAATTGCCGACACAGCAGCGAGCAGTTCGTGGCCTACCTGCGCCGCGACGACGAGTACAGCGTCCGCGGCTACCTGCGGGTCGAGGCGTGGCCCCAGCCGGGGATGGCGGACGTGCGGCTCGTGTACGACCCGACGCGGACCAACGAGCAGGGCATCAAGCGCGCGATCACCGAGCCGTATTACGACCTGGCCGCGGGCGCGTGGACGTTTTCGGCGTACCGGATTGAAGGCTACGATCCGCTGGCAGAGCCATAGCGCGCGGCGCGCGGAGGGTTGCACACGTGCCCATTCCACGCGGGCCCGACCCACACGACCCGTTCCCGATCCCTGAGCACCCGCGGCTTGCGTACCTTAAGAACCACGTGACCCGGCCGAACATCATCGTCGGTGACTACACGTACTACGATGACCCAGCCGGAGTGGCCAACTTCGAAGCGAATGTCCTGTATCACTTCGACTTCATCGGCGATCGGTTGATCATCGGGAAATTCTGCGCGGTCGCGACCGGCGCGACGTTCATCATGAACGGCGGGAACCACGCGATCGCCGGCTTCTCGAGCTACCCGTTCTCGATCTTCGGCCACGGCTGGGAGGCGGACCTGCCGCCGGACTTCGCGTTTCCGAGCCGGGGCGACACGGTGGTCGGCAACGATGTGTGGCTGGGCTATGACTGCCTGGTCATGCCGGGCGTACGGATCGGCGACGGGGCGATCGTGGCGTCGCGCGCGGTGGTGACGCGGGACGTGCCGCCGTACCACATCGTCGGCGGCAACCCGGCGCGGACCATTCGCGCCCGCTTCGACGAGGCCACCATCGCCGCCTTGGAGGAGATTCGCTGGTGGGACTGGGACGCGGCCAAGATCACGCGCAATCTCGCGGCGATCTGCGGCACGGACCTCGCCCGTTTGCGGAACGCCGTGTGAGTGCGATCCACACTCCTTCCACTGCCCCCTCCCTGCAAGGGAGGGGAGTTCTGCCTGGCGCGCTCAGCTTTTCTTCACGACGGCTTTGGCCTGGATCCGATTCGGTTTCAGATCGACGACCTCGAGCCATTCCGCAAAGGGCTTTTCGGTCAGTAGCTCCGCCAGCGTCTGCGCCGACATCAGGGCCTTGATGCGGAACTGCCCCGCGCCCTTCGTGAAATCGCCCTCGACCGCGCGGATGCGCTCCGGCGCCAGCCCGGTCAGCGCCTTCTTCAGCTCGACGAAGGTCTTGAAGTCCAACCCCTCGACCTCGAGCTCGATGTCGCCACCGGCCGTGAGCTGCGTCGCCCACTGTTCCATCACGGCCTCGAACAGCTTGATCGCCAGCGCTGGCTCGCGCCGTTGCTCGGAGCGCGGAAACGTCGCCGCCACCAGCGCGGCCCGCGCCGCCTGCGGGCTGAACTCGTGCCGCGAACGCGCCCCGCGCCGTGTCACCGGCATCGACTCGCTCGTGAGCAGCCGCCCGCTGTCGGTGTAATACACCTTCGCCTGCACGTCGCAGTTGTAGAACGCTGCCGGCGTACCGTACAGATTCTCGATTCCCGCCCGGTCCGCATTCGCCGATCCGCGGATCAGGATGTGCGCCCCGGCGTCCTTCGCCAGCCGTGCGAGCTTCGTCGCGTTCCTCTCATCCTGTGCTTCCGCCGCCTCGCGCCGCCGGATGTCTTCGACGGCCTCGCGCGAAACCAGGTCGAACCCGGCTTTCACGAACATCTCCTCGATGCGGCTCTCGACGATCGAATGGGGCTCGTACTGCCCGTCGATGCGCTCGTCGATCCAGACCATGAGCTTGGGCCGGCCAAGCTGATCGAGCACGTTCTGCACTTCGCCCCACATTTCGGCCACGGCACTGGGCCGCACGGTCGCCTCGATCGTCACCGCCCACAGACCACCCGCGATCTCGCCTTCCTGCAGGATGCGGTAATCGCGGACGATGCCCGCGGCCCGGCTGTAAATCGTGTCGCGCACCAGCGCGAAGTTCTCGACCTGCGAGTAACCGGCGAGCTGCACGCCCGCCCCCTGCTCCAGCGCCTTGCGCAGCGCCTGCTTGAGCGCGTCGTCCCGGTTGTACCCCTCGGCGGTGACTTTGACCGTCTTGGCGTCGGCCGGCGGCGGCGCCGGATCGGCGGCGGGCGGCGGCGCGACGGGCTCCTGGGCCAGCAGGGGCGTGCCGCTCGCGAACAGCAGCGCGAGAATCACCGCTCTCATGGGGTCGTCCTTTCCGCGGGCGCGGCCGGCGCGCTGGCCGGCAGCTCCACCTCTTCCAGCTTCATGTTCCGCCGCACGATCTCCCACAAGCGTCGCAGCGGCAATTCGACGCGCACCTCCACGCTGCCGTTGCTGGTGGTCTCGGGTGCGCCGACGACGCGGGCCCCGCTGAGAAACAGCGCCACGTCGTCCTTCAGGTCCTGGTGATAGCCGAGGTACTCGGCCAGCGTGACAGGCGGCTGAATGACCAGCGCCGCGACCTGGCGGTTCAGTTGGTCGATGCCGTCGAGGCGGGCGGCAGCGGCCTGCGCGGCCGCGTCGGCGGGCTCGTCCGCCGCGGGCTCATAGCGGCCGACGGCGCTGAGCGAGGTGGCCGCCCAGGCCGGGGCGTTGAACTCGATCGGCTCGTAGCGGCCGCGCCCACCGGTCGCGCTGGGCGGCGCCGCCAGGCCCGTCGCGACCAGCTCGTCGCGCCCGGCCAGCAGCGTCATCTGCCGGAAGTCGGCGGCCGCGAAATCCTGGCCGCGATAGTGCTCCTGGTGGACGCGCGTCAGGATGCGCAGCAGCTCGCGCAGGTCGATGCGGACCTCGACGACCGCGACCTGGTCGGCCGCGAAATCCGCCTTGGCCCGGGCGGCCCGCTGCAGCTCGGCCTGCACCGCGGCGCGCACCTCCGGCGACGAGTCGAGGAACTCGCGCAGGCGGCGGGCGCTGGTGACCTTCAGGCGCCCGGCCTCGGCCAGCAGCGCGCCAAAGGCATCGGCGGTGGCGGCGGCCCGGGCCAGCTCCGCGCCCGCGGCGCTGACGTCCTCCCAGCCGCGGGTGGGGCCGGCGCGGGTGACCCGGTCTAGCGCCGCGCGGCCCGTGGCCCACAGGATCGGCCAGTCGCGCGCCGCGCGCTTGAGCTGCGCGGCATCGAGCTCGTCCGGAAAGGCCGCGGGGTATTCGGCGCGCAGGCGGAGCAGCTCCTCCAGCAGGTCGGCCGGCAGCGCGCGCACGTCGACCTCGCAGACCGCGTCGGAATAGTGGCGGGCATTGCCTTCCCGCGGACGGGTACGCCCCCACAGACGCAAAGCCCGATCGAGTTCGACATCGCGCAGCACCCGGTCGCCAAGCGTGACGCCCTGCGCAACCGGCAGCGCGCTGATGCGCTCCAGCAGCGCGGTGCGCGCCCGCGCGAGCGCGATCAGTTCCAGCTCGTTCTGCTGCTCCGCAGTGGGCGCGGCCGGCTGCGCCGCCGCCGGCCAGACGCTCAGCGCCACCAGCAACACAACGGCACCGCGCGCGGCGCGCGGCACGGCGTGTTTTTCAACCCGGGTCAGCGACACCATGTGCGGGCCGCCCTATTCAACGATCATCTCGCCGGGACTGACTTCCTGCACTTCGCCCTCGCGCTGCTCCTCATGGTAGCGCACCTCGCGGTGCTTGCGCTCGGAGCACGCGCTCAACACGCATACGAAGGCCAGCCCGCAAGCCAGCCATCCCAGTCGGCGATACCATGACGACATGATGGACTCCCTGCACGATCCCAACATCCCCCTTCCTTCCCAGGGAAGCGATAGGGGGAGCGGTGTTGATACCTAGTGCCGCGCCAGATGCGCCAGCGCTCCGTTGATAATTTCCCAGACCTGCATGCCAGGGACCGCGACCGTGACGCGCGCCGCGCTCGCGCTGATCTCGGTCTTCGTCACGAGCGCCGTCACCAGCACCGCGTCCACCAGGCCGCGGATACTTTCGTTCCGGGCCACGAAGTCGCGGACCGTCATGCCAGGCTCGATCTCCAGACCCGCGATCCGCTCCGCAAGCTTGCGCTTCGCGTCCAGCTCCGCGGCCCGCGCGGCCTTCAACCGGCCCTGCGGCGTATCCAGCGCCGGGTCTGTGCCCTCGCCGGTCGCCTCGAGTGGCCCCATCGTCCAATCCGGCAGCGGGACCGCGGCCGACTCGTTGTATCGGCGGAGGTACGGCGGCGGCGGGATGCCTTCGCCGGTCGCCTCGAACTCGCGCTTCACGGCCGACCTGACGACGTCCTCGATGTCGTGGCCCTTGACGTCATCGCCCTTGTAGTAGCGGCTGTGCAGTTCCTTGACCGTCGCGATGACCTGCTCGGTGGGCACGCGCATCGTGACCTCGGCGATCAGCTCATCGTGGTGCAGATAGGAGCGAACCTCCTCGGCCCCCTTGAGGAACGCGTCCATCTGCGCGGTGATTTCGTCGCTTTCGGCGATGAAGTCGCGCACCTGCGTGCGCGCCGTGAGGCGCAGCCCCTTGATGCGCTCGGCGAGCTTCCGCAGTGCGTCGACCCGCGCCGCCCGCAGCGCCATCAGCCGCGCCTGCGGTCCGACCCGCTCCCAGACGGACGGAACAGGCGGCTGGGCCGCCGATGACGCGGGCTCCGGCCCCAGCGCGTCCATGACGCCCAGCGGTAGGTCCGGCGGCAGATCCGGCCGCGGCACCCCAGTGCCAATGACCCGGATGACGTTTTTCTCGATCCGGCGGGTGATCGACTCGAAGTCGGCCGTCTTGAGGTCGTCGCCCTTGTAGTAACGATCGTGTGCGGACCGCAGCGTCTCGACCACCTTGGCCACGGTCACCTCGGCCGGCACCTCGCAGGTGCCGTCTTCGAAGTAGGTCGGGTCACCCAGGCGAATGCCCTTGATGAACGAATCAACCTCGCTGCGGATATCATCCGACTCGGTGGCGAAATCGCGCACATAGGTGCGTTCGTTGATCTGCAGTCCATACACAATCTCGGCCAGCTTGCGGTATGCATCCGCGGTGGCCGCCCGCTTCGACAGGAGTCGGGCCTGCTCCAGCGACGCGTCCTGGGCCGGAGCGAGCTGCATCCCCCCGAACAGGGCGATTCCGAACACGATCCAGTGCGGCTTGCACATCGCGTCATCCTCTTCGGTCCACGGGTCTGGATGACCGGCCGGACATTTCGCCCGGACGGTATCCACGTTGGACAGTCATCCGGCCGTGAAGTTAGTCAGCCCGCGTCCGATATCCACTTAATCCATACTAGCACCGCCCCGCCCGCCGGAATAGCCGGCGTGTTCCAACCCCTGCCGGCGGCGGGTATAGTGCGACGGCCGCCGCGGGTCTCCGCGGCCTGTGCCGCCGGTGCCGAAAGGACCCATGCCGAACGCGCAACTTGAAACCAGCCGCCCGGTTCTATTCCCGGCCGTCGATCGTCTGGCCGAGGCGCGCCCGGACATCGTCCTGATGGCCCCCCTGATGGTCTACATCGGCTTGCTGAGCTTGATCTACGCGGTCCCCGCGCCCTGGCAGCCCGTGGTCATCGCCCTGCGCGGCCTCGCCTCGCTGGCCGTGGTGTGGATATTTCGCCGGCACCTGCCGCCGTGGGGGCGACCCCACTGGACGATCGCCATTGTCGGCGGGGCGCTGGTGGCATGGGGTTGGGTGGTCGGGCAAGCGATCTTTGACCAGCTCGGCCTGGGGGTCCGGTTGCCCATCATGCCGGGGCAGAGAACGGTCGTTGATCCACGTGAGACTCTGGGCGCGGCGAAGCTCTTCTGGACCACGTGGTCGCTCCGCCTGGCCGTGGCCTGCATCGCCGTGCCGGTCGTCGAGGAACTTTTCTGGCGGGCGTTTCTCCTGCGGGCGTTCATCGACTGGCAGAATTTCGAGCGGATCCCGCTGGGCACGTTTACCTGGCTGTCCTTCCTGGGCACGTCGGCTGTTTCAACCCTGCAACATCCGGACAACTGGGGCGTCAGCATATTGTGCTGGCTGGTTTTCAATGGCGTGTTCTACTGGACGCGCAGCATCCTGTGTCTTGTCCTGCTACACGGCTTCACGAACCTCGTGCTGTATCTGATTGTGCTCCGCACCGGCGATTGGTCCTTCTGGTGATGCGAAACGGCGGCCGCATCCAAGCCGTGGTGTGCGTCGTGGCGCTGGCGGGCGCGGCGCGTGCGCTGGCCAACGAACCGCCGGGCGGCGAGCTGCCGGTTGACCGCGAGCAGCAGCTCTGGGAGCGCATCATGCCGCTGACGCAACCGGTGGCGGCCACGCAACCCTATGAAGATTGGTTCGAGGCCGCGCGCCGGCAGCGCCAGGTGTTGCTGACTCGCCTGCGGCTGTACCTGACGGTGTACCCCGGAGGCGCGCACCGCGACGAAGCGCTGCGCCTGGAACTCGTGACGCTCTTCGAGCTGGCGACCCTGCGCGATGGCGCGCTCGACGAGCTCTGCGCGCGAGTGGAGGAACTGCTGCGCGCCCCGCCGAGCGCGGACGTTGGCGAAGAGGCGGCCTACTGGGCGATTCTCTGCCGCCACCGCGCGGCGCGGAGCGCGACCTCGAGGCCGACCTCGGCACCGGTGGGCACGCCGGACCCGACGCTGCTCAGCCTGTACCGTGAGTATTTCCAGACGTACCCGCGCAGCCGCTACGCGCCGCGGCTGGCGGACCTGCTGTTCGCGGATGCGGCCCGCCGCGACGACCGTGCCGCCCTGCAGGACGTACTCACCCAGATGCGCACACACTTTGCCGACCACGCGGTCACCGCCGCGTTGGAGGGACAATGGCGGCGGATCACAGCGGTCGGGGAGTCGTTCTGGCCTGCGTTGCGAACGCTGGACGGGCGCGAGGTGCACCGCTCCGATTACGAGGGGCACCCGACGCTGATTATCGTCTGGGCCGGATTCGACGACCGCGCCTGCCGGAGCGTGCAGGAGGTCAACCACCTCCGGAGCACGCACGCGGAATTGCGGGTCATCGGCGTGGCGCTGGACGAGACCGCGGCGCAAACGGCGACAGCGGCGCGCGAGCTGGGGCTCGACTGGCCGCAATGCAACGATGAACTGGGTTGGGGGGGCGAGTTTGTGCGGAACTGGGGCGTCACGCACGTACCGTTCGTGTTCATCCTCGATCGAGCCGGGCGACTGGTCGGCACGGCGACCGAAGCGGATTGGGCGGAACTGGCCCGGCCGGCCCTGGAACCGAGCCCGAATTGACAGGGGCCGGGCATGCGGGTACACAACAAGCTCGGACAACCGGCGAACCCGCCGAGCCCCGGTCGCCGCGCTCACCGGCGCGCGCCCGGGATAGGTGGGAGTATGTGTCCAGTCGGAGAATTGCCGTGAAACCCCCCATCCTGATCGGCATCGCGCTCGGGCTCGTGATCCTGGCGGCCAGCATCTTCGCCCCCGCGCTGCGCAGCAGCGCGAGCAAGCAGGCGGTGCTGGCGCAGGATCAGGCCACGCTGGCGCTGCGCCAGTTGGCCCGCTACAACCTGGCTCTGCCGCGCCTCAACACGCTGGCGGCCCCGGAGGCGATGAAGCAGGCGGACACGGCGGCGCTGGAGAGCGCGGTGGCGGCGGCCAAGGAGTCGCTGGAGCGGACGGCGCGCGACTACACCCAGGGGGCGCGCAGGGCCCAAGAGACCGCCGCGCTCAACGGTCTGCCCACGCCGGAGCTGCCGAAGTTCAGCCCGGATGCGGCGGGCGTGCAACGGGCGATCGCCGACTTCGCCCGGGCGGTGCAGGAGAATGACGCCCTGCTGGCCAAGGCGGCGCAGGACGCGGCGGCGGCCATGACCACCGATGCCAGCGCGCTGAGCGTGGCACAGACGGCGGGGATGATTGACTACGTGCGGGCGGCGAATCTGAGCAGCGCGGCCGAGGCGCTGCGGGCCAAGCAGGCCGCGGCGCTCGCGCGGCTGCTGGAGGTGGGGGTGCAGTGGAAGGTCACGCAGGGCGCGCTCGATGAGTACCGCGGGCTGGACACGGCCCAGAGCCTGCAGCAACTGGGCGCCGACCAGGAGGAGCTCGGCGGCCTGCGGCGCGCGGCGGACGAGGCGGTGACCGCGCTCACCGCGCAGGTCACGGAGCGTCGGGCGGCCCTGACGCAGGTGGAGCAGAACCTGCGCGACACGCAGCGGGCGCTGCAGACGTTGGAAGAGCAGGGCTTTCGCGCCGGGCACGACGACGACCCGCAGGGTTTTCCCGGCTATCGCACGCAATACCTCGGGCTCCATGCACAGTTACGTGAGCTGCAGCAGCGCGAGCAGGAGCTGCGCAAGGGCGTGCTGCGCGGGGCCGAGCTGGACGGCGACGACTGGGCGGGCAGCCCGCTGAGCGGTGGCGAGGCCCTCGTGGGCCTGGAGGAGCTGGAGCGCCGCCTGGCGACGGCGCAGGAACGCGCGCGCCGCCTGGAAAACGCGGACGCGTCGCTCGACGCCCAGGCCGGCTACCTGACCGAGGTCGGCCAGCGGGCACAAGCCGAGGCCGCCCGGTTTCAGGCACGCCTGACGGAACTGGAAGCCGCGCAGCAGGCACTCACCGAGGAGATCCCCAAGCTGGCAGCCGCCGCGTTCAACAAGGAAGAGGAGGCGTTGCAGGCGGCGCGGCGGGCCAGCGACGCGTTCGCCAAGTCGCAGCGCGCCGCGGATACCTGGCTTAACGCGGCGCGGACGCTCCAGCGCGAGCGCGACCCGAATCGCAAGAATGAACGGCTCGCGCTGGTGTTGCGCGACGTGTATCTCGAGCACGTGGGGCGCAGCGCCGAGGCCGCGGCGCGCCTGCTGGCGGGCCGCATCTACGCCCAGCGCGCCAGCGCCACCCAGAGCCTGATCGAGGACATGCGCCGCTTCACCGAGCTCTTCACGACCCAGCGCTTCACCTTCGACCCGAGCGAGTTCCAGGCTCAGCTTGACGCCGCACGCACCACGGGTATCGAAACGGTGGACAAGGCCGCGGAGCTGTACAACGCCGTCGCGGAAAAGCTCAGTTCGCAACCGACCGCGTGGGTCCCGCTTGGGGCGCTCGCGGCCACCTACCATCTGCGGGCACAGCTCGGCCCGGACGAGGCAGCCACGTACCTCGCGCGGGCGGGCGAGGCCGCCCAGAAGGCCGTCGAGAAGCGCGAGCGGTTTCCCTACGCGGCGACCCTTGTGCGCTTTCGCGACCACCTGGCCGCCGCCGGCGTCGTGGGCATCACGCCCACCGCGCCTACCGCACCTGACGAGCCGACCGAACCCACCGAGCCCGAGAGCGACTTCTTCGAGGAGTAGGACGAACAGGCCCGCCGGCGACTACTTGCTCACCCACAGTGGTATCACCGACAGGCGGCTGGCGCGCTTGAGGTCCATCAGGGCCGCCAGCGCGCGCGCGTTCAGGGCGCGCGCCAGTTGCGGGTCAGTGGCGCCGGGGGCCGCGAGCGAAATCGAATAGAGCGTCAAGTCTGCTTTTTCCAGCATGCGCCCCGTGCGGCTCAACGCCGGGGGTAGCGCGCTCGCCAGGAGCGGCGCTTCGCCGGCGGCCAGCGCGGCGCGATACCACACGCGCAGCGTCTCGTCCAGCGACCAGGTCCCCGGCGTCAGCACGCTGGCGGACGGCACGTACACGATCCAGCTTGGATCGCCGCCCGTGCCGCCGGTGCGCGGCAGGAGCGAGTCCTTCTCGAAGTCGAGCCAGCGGGCGTCCGGGGGGCCGTCCAGCGCGATCATCACGCGCGCGTCCGTGACGTTGGCGGGCGGCCCCAGGCTCAACGCCGCCGCGACCACGTCGGACACGTGGCCCTTTTCGGGAATGACCTGTGCAATGTACCGGTCGGTGTAGGTCTGGCCCCCGATGCGGGTCACGTACTTCTCACGATACACCGCGACGCCACAGGCCGGCGCAGCGCCGGCGCCGCCGGCGGAGCGCAGTTCCAGGATTTCGACAAACAGATAGACCCACGGTTCGTCGTTGCCCAGATCCTGCAGGAGCTGGCCGAGTGAACGCGGGGTCACCGCGGCGCCGGCGTCCAGTTCCGCGGCCTTGGCCTGCTGAATCGCCTGGAAGACCCGATCCGCGGCTGCATCGCCTCCGCCGGCGGCCCCTGCGAGCGCCGCGCGCACTGCCTGCTCCTGCTGCGCCCGCGCGGCCCGCCGCGTCGCCAGGAAATCGCGCGCCAGCGGCAACCCGCGCGCTTCCGCCAGACGCCCGGCCACCAGTCGCACCAGCCAGCCCGCGCCTTCCGCGTCCACGGCCCGCAGCGCGCCGCTGTTCACCACGCGAAACCGGCCCCACGGTGCGCGCGCCGCGTCCAGGGTCGCAGCGGATGCCGAAGTTCCGTTCTCCGGGCAGGCGGCCAGCAGATGGGCGAGCGCCGCCCAGCTCCACAGGTCGCGCGCATCGAGCGCCGCGGCCACGGCGGACCAGGCGGCCGCGTCGTCGCGATATTGCAGCGCGGTCCCGCGCCGGGCGCTGTTCGCGTCGAGGCCGAGCGCGCGATCCACCAGGGCCAGACTCACCTGGAAGGCGGCAGTCACCGCTTCATCCTGGCCTGCTTCGCTGAAGTCCGCCGCCTCGCCGGTCGACCACGTCCCATACGCGTCGGTCAGACGCTGCCGCAGGTTGCGCAGGTCCCAGAACGGCGGCGACTGCGGGGCGCCGGCGACGCGCTCCAGCACCGCGCGCGGAACGTCCCACGCCGGGGTCTCGCGCTGCGGAAACATCAGCGCCGGGTCGCAGCCGCGCGCCAGCAGCGTGAAACGCTGGAACGGCGTGAGCGCGGCATACTCCGCCGGGTCGCTGGCCTGCGCCAGACGGTCCCGGAGCGCGGCCGCGTCCGTCAGTTCATGCGCGGCCGTCGGGCCCGCCGGCTCCGGCAGAGTGGCCCAGGCCGACCAGTCGGCGGCGCAGTCGGCCAGCAGGGCGCCGAGTTGCTGGCCGCGCTGCCGCGCTGCCTCCGCGAGAGCCCGCGCAGCGTCGGCGGGCAGCTCCGGCGCAGCAAGTTGCCGGCCGAGCCAGGCAAGCTGATCACAGGGGGATGAGA from Phycisphaerae bacterium includes these protein-coding regions:
- a CDS encoding TlpA family protein disulfide reductase encodes the protein MMRNGGRIQAVVCVVALAGAARALANEPPGGELPVDREQQLWERIMPLTQPVAATQPYEDWFEAARRQRQVLLTRLRLYLTVYPGGAHRDEALRLELVTLFELATLRDGALDELCARVEELLRAPPSADVGEEAAYWAILCRHRAARSATSRPTSAPVGTPDPTLLSLYREYFQTYPRSRYAPRLADLLFADAARRDDRAALQDVLTQMRTHFADHAVTAALEGQWRRITAVGESFWPALRTLDGREVHRSDYEGHPTLIIVWAGFDDRACRSVQEVNHLRSTHAELRVIGVALDETAAQTATAARELGLDWPQCNDELGWGGEFVRNWGVTHVPFVFILDRAGRLVGTATEADWAELARPALEPSPN
- a CDS encoding LPP20 family lipoprotein encodes the protein MCKPHWIVFGIALFGGMQLAPAQDASLEQARLLSKRAATADAYRKLAEIVYGLQINERTYVRDFATESDDIRSEVDSFIKGIRLGDPTYFEDGTCEVPAEVTVAKVVETLRSAHDRYYKGDDLKTADFESITRRIEKNVIRVIGTGVPRPDLPPDLPLGVMDALGPEPASSAAQPPVPSVWERVGPQARLMALRAARVDALRKLAERIKGLRLTARTQVRDFIAESDEITAQMDAFLKGAEEVRSYLHHDELIAEVTMRVPTEQVIATVKELHSRYYKGDDVKGHDIEDVVRSAVKREFEATGEGIPPPPYLRRYNESAAVPLPDWTMGPLEATGEGTDPALDTPQGRLKAARAAELDAKRKLAERIAGLEIEPGMTVRDFVARNESIRGLVDAVLVTALVTKTEISASAARVTVAVPGMQVWEIINGALAHLARH
- a CDS encoding CatB-related O-acetyltransferase, coding for MPIPRGPDPHDPFPIPEHPRLAYLKNHVTRPNIIVGDYTYYDDPAGVANFEANVLYHFDFIGDRLIIGKFCAVATGATFIMNGGNHAIAGFSSYPFSIFGHGWEADLPPDFAFPSRGDTVVGNDVWLGYDCLVMPGVRIGDGAIVASRAVVTRDVPPYHIVGGNPARTIRARFDEATIAALEEIRWWDWDAAKITRNLAAICGTDLARLRNAV
- a CDS encoding 4Fe-4S binding protein, whose translation is MRITRRLLQLGFLVLTLVGVFAVGGHAERWCPFGGVEALYTYASAGNLICSLGVSNFYVLGGLLVLTLLMRRAFCGYACPIGTISEWLQALARRCGLRAWQVPYHLDRGLALLKYVVLGVIVYFTWTIGELVFRGYDPCYVLISRHGTDITMWAYVVSGALVLLSLAIIVPFCRWLCPLAAVFTPFSRIGLARVRRSGETCIDCGLCRRACPMAIPVDKVAEVTAARCTSCLECVAACPKRAGGALTWGPPRFIGGHWPQAVVIGVLLLCIGGAVAATYAFPLPSFIETIGEAPAQTASLRLRVQGVNCRHSSEQFVAYLRRDDEYSVRGYLRVEAWPQPGMADVRLVYDPTRTNEQGIKRAITEPYYDLAAGAWTFSAYRIEGYDPLAEP
- a CDS encoding CAAX prenyl protease-related protein produces the protein MPNAQLETSRPVLFPAVDRLAEARPDIVLMAPLMVYIGLLSLIYAVPAPWQPVVIALRGLASLAVVWIFRRHLPPWGRPHWTIAIVGGALVAWGWVVGQAIFDQLGLGVRLPIMPGQRTVVDPRETLGAAKLFWTTWSLRLAVACIAVPVVEELFWRAFLLRAFIDWQNFERIPLGTFTWLSFLGTSAVSTLQHPDNWGVSILCWLVFNGVFYWTRSILCLVLLHGFTNLVLYLIVLRTGDWSFW